In Thalassotalea fonticola, a single genomic region encodes these proteins:
- the mutY gene encoding A/G-specific adenine glycosylase, whose translation MSFSENVLTWFDNQGRKHLPWQQSKTPYSVWISEVMLQQTQVATVIPFYQRFMNSFPAITDLANADEDLVLHHWTGLGYYARARNLHKAAKIIRDEYDGVFPENIDEVIALPGIGRSTAGAILSLALNQHHPILDGNVKRVLARYHMVSGYPGQSAFDKQLWLLSEKLTPEQGVANFNQAMMDLGAIRCTRSKPSCTECPLKENCQAFFHEKQAEFPGKKPKKDKPIKQTIMVMFTNEDSVLMYKRPPTGIWGGLWSFYEIETFDELPRLEKELGLTITSKNELKGFRHTFSHFHLDIKPLQATVESLSDSTNGVIINENDQQLWYHLQRGANVGLAASSKTLLSLINEHIIEQPIKEKQL comes from the coding sequence ATGTCTTTTAGTGAAAATGTTTTAACTTGGTTTGACAACCAAGGCCGCAAACACTTACCTTGGCAACAAAGTAAAACTCCGTACAGTGTATGGATTTCAGAGGTAATGCTACAACAAACTCAAGTTGCCACTGTCATCCCGTTTTATCAACGCTTTATGAATAGCTTTCCTGCAATTACCGACTTAGCCAATGCTGATGAAGATTTAGTGTTACACCACTGGACTGGTTTAGGCTATTACGCCCGGGCACGTAACCTGCATAAAGCGGCCAAAATAATACGCGATGAATATGATGGAGTGTTCCCTGAGAACATAGATGAAGTAATAGCCCTTCCTGGTATTGGTCGAAGTACAGCTGGCGCAATATTATCTCTGGCGCTTAACCAGCACCACCCTATTCTCGATGGTAATGTTAAACGAGTATTAGCTCGGTACCATATGGTATCCGGATACCCTGGGCAAAGTGCCTTTGATAAACAGTTATGGCTGTTATCAGAAAAACTGACTCCGGAGCAAGGCGTTGCCAACTTTAATCAAGCGATGATGGATTTAGGCGCCATACGCTGTACACGCAGTAAACCTAGTTGCACTGAATGCCCACTAAAAGAAAACTGCCAAGCATTTTTCCATGAAAAACAAGCTGAGTTTCCCGGAAAAAAGCCTAAAAAAGATAAACCTATTAAGCAAACTATTATGGTTATGTTTACCAATGAAGACTCGGTATTAATGTATAAACGACCACCAACAGGCATTTGGGGCGGTTTATGGAGCTTTTATGAAATAGAAACATTTGATGAATTACCACGACTTGAAAAGGAGCTAGGCCTTACAATAACCAGTAAAAATGAATTAAAGGGCTTTCGGCATACATTTTCACACTTCCACTTAGATATAAAGCCATTACAAGCAACGGTTGAAAGCTTAAGTGATAGTACAAATGGAGTAATTATTAATGAAAATGATCAACAGCTTTGGTACCATCTTCAACGCGGCGCAAATGTAGGATTAGCCGCATCAAGTAAGACTTTATTATCATTAATAAATGAACATATTATTGAACAACCAATCAAAGAGAAACAATTATGA
- the trmB gene encoding tRNA (guanosine(46)-N7)-methyltransferase TrmB, with product MTNENHQQKHKTIEQAQAEGKYIRKVRSFVKREGRLTKAQARALDTLWDTMGLNHADGMISAKTLFGNDNPITLEIGFGMGKSLVAMAKAAPEINFIGIEVHRPGVGACIAEAEAEGVTNLKVYEHDAIEILADCIPKGTVDTVQLFFPDPWHKAKHHKRRIVKPEFIESIRGALKVDGIFHMATDWENYAECMLEDMKTAPGFNNLSETQDYVPRPDSRPLTKFENRGQNLGHGVWDLQFNKID from the coding sequence ATGACTAATGAAAATCACCAACAAAAACACAAAACCATTGAGCAAGCACAAGCGGAAGGAAAGTACATTCGTAAAGTGCGCAGTTTTGTAAAGCGTGAAGGTCGGTTAACGAAAGCCCAAGCCCGTGCATTAGATACTTTATGGGATACTATGGGGTTGAACCATGCTGATGGAATGATAAGTGCTAAAACATTATTTGGTAATGACAATCCTATTACCTTAGAAATTGGTTTTGGTATGGGTAAGTCGTTAGTTGCTATGGCTAAAGCGGCACCAGAGATAAACTTTATTGGCATTGAAGTGCATCGTCCAGGTGTAGGTGCTTGTATTGCTGAGGCTGAAGCTGAAGGTGTAACAAATTTAAAAGTATACGAACACGATGCGATAGAAATATTAGCAGACTGTATTCCTAAAGGAACAGTTGATACAGTACAATTGTTTTTCCCTGATCCTTGGCATAAAGCTAAGCATCATAAACGCCGTATAGTAAAGCCTGAGTTTATTGAAAGTATTCGCGGCGCATTAAAAGTAGACGGTATCTTCCACATGGCAACCGATTGGGAAAACTACGCTGAATGTATGTTAGAAGACATGAAAACAGCACCTGGGTTTAATAACTTGTCTGAAACTCAAGACTATGTACCTCGCCCTGATTCTAGACCGTTAACCAAATTTGAAAATCGTGGCCAAAATTTAGGCCATGGTGTTTGGGATTTACAGTTTAATAAAATAGACTAG
- a CDS encoding helix-turn-helix domain-containing protein, which translates to MKNLYLLQAKTLTPIKQILDEANAPVADIYEKALLPQAALFDENITISWIPFRNLMAIIERKYQVKDLGFILIDKIGNTHLEQYLIFIQKHSSNLLDALELFCDINTFTANNNDLWIETDKAGHWFCYNPIEYNNIGNNVIEQYILASMIEVIQYLTQSSWTPKFIGLTRSDHHYSSNKYLKNAQLAYGQPSTRILIDEQVKELMQTGSKPQATSIAINNFAASMVEQLTKILQPYLYEYLPSIDDAVKITGLSKRSLQRYLANEGMTYRKLIELIRFERSKSLLENSLLSVEMISKQLHYSNYHNFSRAFNRWAKMTPTKYRTPHL; encoded by the coding sequence ATGAAAAACCTATATTTACTACAGGCAAAAACTCTAACTCCTATAAAGCAAATACTGGATGAAGCAAATGCGCCTGTAGCAGATATATATGAAAAAGCATTATTACCCCAAGCAGCATTATTTGATGAAAATATAACAATTTCATGGATTCCATTTCGAAATTTAATGGCAATTATCGAAAGAAAATATCAAGTAAAAGATTTGGGGTTTATTTTAATTGATAAGATTGGAAATACACACTTAGAGCAATATTTAATTTTTATTCAAAAGCACTCTAGCAACCTACTCGATGCGTTAGAATTATTTTGCGATATAAACACCTTCACAGCTAATAATAATGATTTATGGATAGAAACGGATAAAGCCGGTCATTGGTTTTGTTACAATCCAATAGAATATAACAATATAGGTAATAATGTTATTGAACAATATATTCTGGCTTCAATGATTGAAGTAATTCAATATTTAACGCAAAGCTCTTGGACGCCAAAATTTATCGGTTTAACTCGCTCAGATCATCACTACTCTAGTAATAAATACTTAAAAAATGCCCAATTAGCCTACGGGCAGCCTTCAACAAGAATACTAATAGATGAGCAAGTAAAAGAATTAATGCAAACTGGCAGCAAACCGCAAGCAACCTCTATTGCAATAAACAACTTTGCCGCATCAATGGTGGAGCAATTAACCAAGATATTACAGCCCTATTTATATGAGTATTTACCTAGCATTGATGATGCAGTAAAAATTACTGGCTTGAGTAAGCGTAGCCTGCAACGTTACCTAGCCAATGAAGGCATGACCTATCGAAAACTGATTGAATTAATTCGTTTTGAACGATCAAAAAGCTTGCTTGAAAATTCGCTATTAAGCGTAGAGATGATCAGTAAGCAATTGCATTATAGTAATTACCATAATTTCAGCAGAGCCTTCAACCGCTGGGCGAAAATGACTCCGACCAAATATAGAACACCCCACCTTTAA
- a CDS encoding dipeptidase, which yields MSCSEPTIKQTEQPLNGKQLAQKYIIIDGHIDVPYRLEKQWDDVTKATESGDFDYPRAKSGGLNAPFMSIYIPAAFDLSGGSKQLADKLIDSVESIVSTAPEKFAIARSVSDVQKHFQQGLISLPMGMENGSPIEGKIENLHHFYNRGVRYITLTHSKTNHISDSSYDPLRPASGLTDFGKQLVLEMNKVGMMIDVSHISDDAFYQVMDLTEAPVIASHSSARKFTPGFERNMGDDMLLKLKENGGVIQINFGSGFIAQDSLEHRNTYKAALNEFMAENTVTSNSDEVKVFTQEYLANNPFPFASLNDVLDHFDHVVKLIGIDHVGIGSDYDGVGDSLPVGLKDVASYPNLIDGLLQRGYSEMDIEKILSGNVLRVWQAVENYSNQH from the coding sequence ATGTCTTGCTCAGAGCCAACCATCAAGCAAACTGAACAGCCTTTGAATGGTAAACAACTTGCGCAGAAATACATAATTATTGATGGTCACATTGACGTTCCTTACCGACTAGAAAAGCAATGGGATGATGTTACTAAAGCCACTGAAAGTGGCGACTTTGACTATCCAAGGGCAAAATCTGGCGGTCTAAATGCGCCATTTATGTCTATCTATATTCCTGCAGCTTTTGATCTAAGTGGTGGCTCTAAACAACTAGCAGACAAATTAATTGACTCAGTAGAGTCAATAGTCAGTACTGCCCCCGAAAAATTTGCTATCGCTCGTAGTGTCAGCGATGTGCAAAAACATTTTCAGCAAGGTTTAATTTCACTTCCTATGGGCATGGAAAACGGCAGTCCAATTGAAGGTAAAATTGAAAACTTACACCATTTTTATAACCGAGGCGTACGTTACATCACCCTGACACACTCAAAAACAAATCATATCTCAGATTCATCTTATGACCCATTACGCCCAGCGAGTGGTCTTACTGATTTTGGCAAACAGTTAGTATTAGAAATGAATAAAGTTGGCATGATGATAGATGTCTCACATATTTCTGATGATGCGTTTTATCAAGTTATGGACTTAACAGAAGCACCCGTAATTGCTTCTCATTCTTCAGCTCGCAAATTTACCCCTGGATTTGAACGTAATATGGGTGATGATATGCTGCTAAAGTTAAAAGAGAATGGTGGTGTTATTCAGATAAACTTTGGCTCTGGTTTTATCGCACAAGATTCTTTAGAGCACAGAAATACCTACAAAGCAGCGCTGAATGAATTTATGGCAGAAAATACTGTAACCTCTAATAGCGATGAAGTGAAAGTTTTTACCCAAGAATACTTGGCTAACAACCCCTTCCCATTCGCTTCACTTAATGATGTGCTCGATCATTTCGACCACGTTGTAAAGCTTATCGGAATTGATCATGTAGGAATAGGCTCTGATTACGATGGTGTTGGCGATAGTTTACCTGTTGGTTTAAAAGATGTAGCAAGTTACCCTAACTTAATTGATGGCTTACTGCAGCGTGGCTATAGTGAAATGGATATTGAAAAGATCCTTTCGGGTAATGTACTTAGAGTATGGCAAGCCGTTGAAAACTACTCTAATCAACATTGA
- a CDS encoding YggL family protein, with translation MTEKVSNRSRRLRKKMRVDEFQELGFDLAWQFAEGTTDEAIDEFMDKFFDEVIEPNGLGFGGEGDLIWHGLVCTQKLGKCTDENRKDVEAWLTNAGAKSVAVSDLYDVWWA, from the coding sequence ATGACAGAAAAAGTAAGCAACCGTAGTCGCCGTTTACGTAAAAAAATGCGCGTAGATGAGTTTCAAGAATTAGGCTTTGATTTAGCTTGGCAGTTTGCTGAAGGTACGACAGATGAAGCGATTGATGAATTTATGGATAAATTTTTTGACGAAGTTATCGAGCCAAATGGTTTAGGTTTTGGTGGCGAAGGCGATTTAATTTGGCATGGCTTGGTATGTACTCAAAAGCTTGGTAAGTGTACAGATGAGAATCGTAAAGATGTTGAAGCCTGGTTAACCAATGCTGGCGCTAAATCTGTGGCAGTATCTGATTTATATGATGTTTGGTGGGCATAA
- a CDS encoding oxidative damage protection protein — translation MSRKVFCQHFNKEDDGLDFQFYPGDIGKNIFDNIGKEAWGIWQKKQTMLINEHKLSMMNPEDRKFLEETMVAFLFEGKEPEIEGYTPEKK, via the coding sequence ATGAGCCGTAAAGTATTCTGTCAGCATTTTAATAAAGAAGATGATGGTTTAGATTTTCAATTTTATCCTGGCGATATTGGAAAAAACATTTTTGATAACATTGGCAAAGAAGCTTGGGGAATTTGGCAGAAAAAACAAACCATGCTTATTAACGAACATAAGTTATCTATGATGAACCCAGAAGATAGAAAATTTCTAGAAGAAACTATGGTGGCATTTTTATTTGAAGGTAAAGAGCCAGAAATCGAAGGCTATACACCAGAGAAAAAGTAA